The Cryobacterium sp. SO1 genomic sequence TCGCCCTGGAGCGCGCGAGGGCGGTCTGGGACACTTTCCGCAACACGGCCACCGGCGACGTGAGCCTGGTCACGTTTCCCACCGCAGGGCAGATGCTGCTACCCGGCGTGCTACAGGATCTCGCCGGCCTGGACGGCCTCGCGGTGCACTGCACAGACCTGGACCCGGAACTCAGCGACTTTCCGGCGCTCACCTCGGACTACGACATCGTCCTGGCTCACAGCATGCGCGGCCAGCTCACGTGGGGCGGCCGCGGACTCACCTCGGTGCCGCTGATGACCGAACCGCTTGACGTGGGCCTGCCGGCTGACCACCGCCTGGCCGGCCGCGCCTCCCTCGGCGCGAGCGATGTGATCGGTGAGACCTGGATCGGGGTGCCGAACGGCTACCCGTTCGAACGCATCCTGCACGACATCGAACAGCAGACCGGCGGCCGGGCCCGGGTCACCCAGCGATTCGCGGACATGCGCCTGATCGAGTCGTTCATCATGGCGGGCCTGGGCATCGCCCTGGTGCCCCGGTACACCTCCGGCGGAAACCAACCCGGCCGGATGGTGCTCAAACCCCTGCGCGGGTTCGACGCGGAAAGGCAGATCGTTGCCTTGATGCGCCCGGACCGTGCCGAGCGTCTGGCCGTGCGCACCGTCGTCGACGCCCTGCGCGCCCGCGCGGCGCAGGTGCAGGCCGAGCACGCGGCGGCGGCCGGTTAATCGCAACGCGGCACGTGCGCCGGTGACGTCACCATTCAGGGCGTGGCCGACCGGGCAGACGATCATCCGCGACGGCCTCGAGGTCTAGGAGGGCGCTGAATATTAGGGGTCCAGTTGCCTCGGCGAGTTCTTCGAGTGTTTTTTTGCTCCGCTGTGGGGCTTTGTGCGGTCGACTGAGCGATCGGCCACGATGGTGGGATCTCGCGTCGGGGCTGATCGATGGGGCCGTAGTGGGCGGCTCTGCCGCCTGGGACCGTGCGCCGAGGTGGTCCTCGTGCGTCGGGGTGTTATCCAAGGGCCCAAACCCCGTTCTGGCTGGTCAAACCGAGGTTGAGGAGCCGTTTGAGATTGATCGCGGCAGCACGGATCACCCACCCCGCATTGTTCTTGGCAACGCCGCGGTAGCGGACCCGCCGGGCCCCGCGCGTCATCCACGCCAGCGTCCGTTCAATCATTGGACGGTGCTGGCGATAAACGGCTTGAAAGTCCGGGTCCTGAGCGGTGACGCGGTGCTCCCGGCGAACCTGATCCAGCGGATGAATCTGCATCTTCTTGCCGGACTTCGCGGTGGTGCACTGCGCCATCAGCGGGCAGGCCTGGCACGAACTACCAAAACTGGCCCGTCGTTTCGGGCTGAGCGACCGGACGTTCCCGGCCGGGCAGGTCACGGTCTGCAGGGTTTCATCCACGGTGAAGTCATCGATGGTGAATCCGCCCGGAACGGCTCGGCCCAGCGGCATCGGCTTGATGATCGGCCGGTGCCCAGCGGCATGAATCTCGGTCAGGAGCCCGCCGCTGCCATAGGCCGAATCACCCAGCACGTCAATGTTTTGCTCACCGATGCTGACGTCGGCCGCGAGCAGCTCGCCGCCGCGAGCCGCGTCGCTGTTTTGCGAACCAGAGGCTTTCGTGAGCATTGCCGCCGTCACCAACCCGGTGTCGGGCTCCGCGTTGACGTGGGCTTTATAGCCGTCGATCTTTTTCTGGCGGCTCTTGTGCGCATGGCGGGCATCAGGATCGACGGTGGAAATCACCCGGTCGGGAGCGACCCGGCGGGCGATCCGCCACCGCCCGTCGGTCCCGTCGGACCCGTCGGCGGGTTCCACGTCTTGGCCGGCGACCAAGGCAAGCAGCGCGACGGTTTCCTGCTGCTTCTTGTTGAGGATATGGACGTTGATGCTGCCCAGCAGAGCGAGAGCATCGGTGACCAGGCGGGAGACGAGCTCGTCGCGGGCGTCGCGGTCGTCCCACGCAATGTCGGGCTTGCCCGGCTGGGAGTAATCATGGCCGGTCAAGCCGGCGACGCTCACGTCCGCGCCGGGGATCTCCCGGCCAACACGGCGGATCTGTCCGACCAGCTGCGTGACGGTGTCCTGCCGGGCAACCGCATCCTCCAAAATTGTTGAGTCCAACGCCCGGCGTTTGCGCCCCGACAATGCTCCGGACTGGGCAATGACCGCGGTCACGGCCTCAAAAATGCGGTGCGGCCGGTCACTGGCAGCCAAGCGTTTGCGCCAATAGACCAGCACGGTCGGGTGGAAAGAGGTTTCAGTCAGCGCGAACCCGCAGGCGGCTTTCCACCGCAGGTCATACGTCAACGCCTCGGCCGCTTCCCTGTCGGAAAGGTTGTGCAGTGTTTGCAACACCATCACCGACGCGATCACGTCCGCCGGTATTGACGGGCGGCCGTTCTGCGAGGAAAACAAGTCCGCAAACGCATCGTCGGGAAACAGCTCCCGACGGTGCGCTGCAAGGAAAGCGAACACCGATCCAGGCGGAAGCAAGTGCCCCGCTACGGCATCGACATCGTAAATCTCACGCTGACCATCATCACAACCCTGCATCACCCCAGTCTTAACGACCAAGAGCCGACCCGCCGCAGGCGCGCCTTAAATAAGCGACACCCGCACCCAAAGTTGTTCAGCGGCCTCCTAGCGCTGGCGTCGGTTCCTGCGCCGACTGCGCCGAAGCGCCCTTCAGCGGGTGGCATGGGGAACTGCGCGGCACCTCGGGCAATGTCTCCCCAGACGGCACGCCGGCGACATGCCAGCTGCCGCACCTTGGACGCCCTGGAGGGGCGGCAACTGGCAAGTCAGCTCGGCGAGGTCAGCTGAGTTGCCCGTTGTCGCCCCTTGGCAGCGCCCAGAGGGCCGCAACTGGCAACTGAGGTCGGATGCTCCCCGATGGCGGCCGGCCGCGGCGGGGAAGCGTTAGCGGGCGGTGCCCGGCAGTGCCGAGACGGCCGCCAGATAACGGTCGACGACAATGTCGACAAGCGCGGCGGGCGGCTCCTCGCCGTCAACCAGCAATTCCGCGGTGACCACATCGGCGCCGGCCTCGCGGGCTAGCCCGGCGAAGGTGCCTGGCGCAAGGAGATAGCTCGCCACGACCACGCGAGCGCCCGGGGATTCCCGGCGAACGGCAGCCACGGCGGTTGCCGCACCGGCAGACCAGGCCCTGCTCGTCCAGGGTGAGGTGGCCGATTTCGCCGGCCTTGCCGCTGCCGCCGCGGTAGACCCGGCCGTCGACGATGAGGCCGGCGCCGACGCCGTGCGACACGCGCAGGTAGGCCGCCTGCCGGATGCCCTGGGCCGCGCCCATGCGGTATTCGGCGAGCGCGCCGAGATTGGCCTCATTGTCGACGAATACCGGCCGATGCAGCCGGGATTCGAGCTCCTCGGCGACGGGCACACCGTCCCAGCCGCGCAGCAAGCCGGCGGTGGCGATGACGCCGGTGCGGGGGTCGACCGGCGCGGCCAGTCCCACCCCGACCGCGAGCACCTCGTCTTGACCGGCGCCGACCGATTCGGCCATGTCCTGGATGAGCAGCATCACCCTGTCGAGCTCGCTGTCGGCCCGGTGGTCGCGGGCCAGCGGCAGCATCCGTTCGGCCAACACCTGGTGCCCGGCGTCGGCCAGGGCCAGCCTCAGCTGCCGGTTGGACACGTGCAGGCCCACCACCAGGCCCATCTCGCGGGCGAGCGTGACGCGCACGGCTCGGCGGCCGCTCCGCGAGGTGGGTGTGGTCTTCAGCACCCCCACGGCAGCCTGTTCCTTGACGATGTTCGAGACCGTGGCCGGCGACAGCCCGGTGACCGCGGCCAGTTCCACCTGGGTGAGAGCGCCGTAGTGGGTGATCGCGTCCAGAATCCGGGCGCGGTTGGCCTCACGCAGGGACGACTGCGACCCGAGATTACGGCGACTGCTCACGGGAGACACGATAGTGCCGGGCACGGCCACCGGAGCGGATTCCGGTGACTTCGTGGGGAACGCGCCGCACAGAAACGAAATATTCCACCGATTTCGTGACGAACTCCCGGTTGGCCTCCACTGAGGGATATCGCGATCCGCTCGCCCCGGCTCCGCAATTCGCCCGGCCGGCCCGTCAACAGAATACGAGGAGCTCTCGGCCGACGACATCCAGCGCCTGGAAGCTCCCGAGACAACCCAGGAGCCGTTCTGGTGGTGACGGCGCACCTCGCCCGGACTAGCGCATCGCGTCGTTCAGGGTCCCGGCCAGCCAGCGCTCGGATCAGGAATTCGGGTGCCGCAGCCGGGCCTCCAGCTGCTCGACGATCAGGTCGGGACGGGTGATGAACGGGTGGTGCCCGGTCGGCATCTCGACAACGCGCGTGGCTCGCTCGGCATGGGAACGCTGCAACTCCACCGACGTGCTGCGGTCCTGCCCGCAGACGATGTAGGTCGAGTCGACGCCCTGCCAGCCGGCAGCGGTGGTGGGCGTCATGAACGCTCCGACGGCCTGCACGGTCACCCGCTCCCAGGCCTTGCGCTGGGTGTCAGCGTCGGCATCCTGCAGGAATCGGCTGCCGAAGGTGGTCACGTCGTAACCCGAGACGCCGAGCGTGCCGTCATCGTTGACCGCGATCGAGACCGGGTCGCTCTCATCGCTCATGATCGCGCCCTGCGACTGCCCGATCTCGGGCAGATAGGACGACACATAGAGCAGGTGCGCGACTGAGGGATGCGCGCCGGCCTCGGCGATGACGGTTCCGCCATATGAATGGCCGACCACGACCGCCGAGTCCACGTCATCGAGCTCGCGACGAAGCGCTGCGGCATCGATGATCAGGCCGCCGGCCATCTGCTCCGACGTCGTCTCGCCGCAGGACGGCAGCGCCAGGGCCCGGCTGCGGATGCCGGTGCGTTCCCGCAGAAGGTCAGCACTCCGCTGCCACCACCACTGCCCGTCGCGCACCAGGGCGCCGTGCACGAAGATCAGTTCCATGTGGGTCCTTCCATCGCGGTTCGAAGGTGGTGGCGGCGCTTGAATCAGAGCGTCTCGACGGCGGCCCGTTCGACGGCGAGGCCCGCGGCGTAGCGGTCGAGGTAGCTGGAGAAACCGGCGACGTCGACCGAGTCGGGGGCGACGGTCTCGAAGTCCTGGCCTACGAACACCCGCTCGCGCAGGTAGCCGTCAAGATCGAGGTCCACTCCGGATGCGACGGCGGAGGTGTAGGCCGCCAGGACCGCGATGCCCCAGGCACCGCCCTCCGACGCCGTCTCGGCGACCGAGACCGGGGCATCCAGGGAACCGGCGAGGAAGCGCTGGGCGACACCGGCGGTGCGGAAGAGCCCGCCGTGCGCGAACATCGCGTCGAGTTGGACGCCCTCTTCGGCGAGCACCCGCATGCCCAGGCTGAGCGTGCCGAACACGCCGTAGAGCTGGGCGCGCATGAAGTTGGCCAGCGTGAGCCGGCTGTCGGGGGTGCGCACGAACAGCGGCCGACCCTCGGTGAGACCGGCGATGGGTTCGCCGGCCAGGTGGTTGTAGGCCAGCAGTCCGCCGGCATCCGCGTCGCCCTCGAGCGCCTCACGGAACAGGGCGTCGAAGACCGCGTCGCTCGAGACGGGGTTGCCGCTGGCCGCGGCGAAGCGGCCGAACATCCCGGCCCACGCGGCGAGCTCGCTTGCCCCGTTGTTGCAGTGCACCATCGCGACAAGATCGCCGGCCGGGGTGGTGACCAGGTCGAGTTCATGGTGCACCTGGGTGAGTGGGCGTTCGAGCACGACCATTGCGAAAATGCTGGTGCCGGCGCTGACGTTGCCGGTGCGCGGGGCGACTGAGCAGGTGGCGACCATGCCGGTGCCTGCGTCGCCCTCTGGCGGGCACAGCACGGAGCCGGGTCGCAGCGCACCGGTCGGGTCCAGGAGCGCCGCACCCGCAGCCGTGAGGTCACCGGCCGGCTTGCCGGCAACGAGAACCTTCGGCAGCACCGCCACCAGGCTGAGGTTGGGAGCGGACCCGGCGGCCAGGCCGTCG encodes the following:
- a CDS encoding IS1182 family transposase, producing the protein MQGCDDGQREIYDVDAVAGHLLPPGSVFAFLAAHRRELFPDDAFADLFSSQNGRPSIPADVIASVMVLQTLHNLSDREAAEALTYDLRWKAACGFALTETSFHPTVLVYWRKRLAASDRPHRIFEAVTAVIAQSGALSGRKRRALDSTILEDAVARQDTVTQLVGQIRRVGREIPGADVSVAGLTGHDYSQPGKPDIAWDDRDARDELVSRLVTDALALLGSINVHILNKKQQETVALLALVAGQDVEPADGSDGTDGRWRIARRVAPDRVISTVDPDARHAHKSRQKKIDGYKAHVNAEPDTGLVTAAMLTKASGSQNSDAARGGELLAADVSIGEQNIDVLGDSAYGSGGLLTEIHAAGHRPIIKPMPLGRAVPGGFTIDDFTVDETLQTVTCPAGNVRSLSPKRRASFGSSCQACPLMAQCTTAKSGKKMQIHPLDQVRREHRVTAQDPDFQAVYRQHRPMIERTLAWMTRGARRVRYRGVAKNNAGWVIRAAAINLKRLLNLGLTSQNGVWALG
- a CDS encoding ROK family transcriptional regulator — encoded protein: MSSRRNLGSQSSLREANRARILDAITHYGALTQVELAAVTGLSPATVSNIVKEQAAVGVLKTTPTSRSGRRAVRVTLAREMGLVVGLHVSNRQLRLALADAGHQVLAERMLPLARDHRADSELDRVMLLIQDMAESVGAGQDEVLAVGVGLAAPVDPRTGVIATAGLLRGWDGVPVAEELESRLHRPVFVDNEANLGALAEYRMGAAQGIRQAAYLRVSHGVGAGLIVDGRVYRGGSGKAGEIGHLTLDEQGLVCRCGNRRGCRSPGIPGRSRGRGELSPCARHLRRASPRGRRRCGHRGIAG
- a CDS encoding LysR family transcriptional regulator, coding for MDVQRLELLRELAERGSVTAVALATHRTPSAVSQQLKVLEREAGLPLTERSGRGLILTDAGRALAASATDIAVALERARAVWDTFRNTATGDVSLVTFPTAGQMLLPGVLQDLAGLDGLAVHCTDLDPELSDFPALTSDYDIVLAHSMRGQLTWGGRGLTSVPLMTEPLDVGLPADHRLAGRASLGASDVIGETWIGVPNGYPFERILHDIEQQTGGRARVTQRFADMRLIESFIMAGLGIALVPRYTSGGNQPGRMVLKPLRGFDAERQIVALMRPDRAERLAVRTVVDALRARAAQVQAEHAAAAG
- a CDS encoding alpha/beta hydrolase, whose protein sequence is MELIFVHGALVRDGQWWWQRSADLLRERTGIRSRALALPSCGETTSEQMAGGLIIDAAALRRELDDVDSAVVVGHSYGGTVIAEAGAHPSVAHLLYVSSYLPEIGQSQGAIMSDESDPVSIAVNDDGTLGVSGYDVTTFGSRFLQDADADTQRKAWERVTVQAVGAFMTPTTAAGWQGVDSTYIVCGQDRSTSVELQRSHAERATRVVEMPTGHHPFITRPDLIVEQLEARLRHPNS
- a CDS encoding xylulokinase, which translates into the protein MTSNDAYEAARNSILSGRTSLGIELGSTRIKACLIGEDLSEVLAVGSHEWENKFVDRVWTYSLDDVWSGIQAAHAALIADIDAKYGIRPEGYGAIGVSAMMHGYLAFDAAGDQLVPFRTWRNTTTGPAAAQLTELFGVNIPLRWSIAHLHQAVIDHEPHVPRLDFITTLAGYVHWQLTGRKVLGVGDASGMFPIDAATADYDAELLARYDGLAAGSAPNLSLVAVLPKVLVAGKPAGDLTAAGAALLDPTGALRPGSVLCPPEGDAGTGMVATCSVAPRTGNVSAGTSIFAMVVLERPLTQVHHELDLVTTPAGDLVAMVHCNNGASELAAWAGMFGRFAAASGNPVSSDAVFDALFREALEGDADAGGLLAYNHLAGEPIAGLTEGRPLFVRTPDSRLTLANFMRAQLYGVFGTLSLGMRVLAEEGVQLDAMFAHGGLFRTAGVAQRFLAGSLDAPVSVAETASEGGAWGIAVLAAYTSAVASGVDLDLDGYLRERVFVGQDFETVAPDSVDVAGFSSYLDRYAAGLAVERAAVETL